ATGACCAAGCTCAAGTCGGTTTGGAAAAGCATCGACGACGGGATATTTGGTTACGGCTCGCCGTTGCCCATGGGCGTATTCCGCATCATCATTGGGGTGTTGAGCCTGGCGGATTTTGCTGTCCTTCTCGTCTCATTCCAAGATTTTTTCACGGAAAAGGGGCTTTATCCGGTTTGGATGAGCGAGCGTTTTTCTGAAGGCATCCCGCATTTCAACCTCTTGGCAGGAGTGACGGACAGTCGCGTCACCTTGGTGTTCTTGATTCTTGGGATGGTTGCGGCGGCGATGACGGCTTTGGGGCTGTTCACCCGTGTTTCGAGCATCGCCCTGTTCGTGCTGATGCTCACGATCCACAACCGCAATGCCGACATCCTGATGGCTGGGGACTGGCTGTTGCGCATGTGGGTTTTTGCGGTAGCGGTTGGGCCGAGCGGGGCCGTGTTGAGCTTAGACCGCAAGTTTTTCGGTCGAGGGAAGCCGGTAGAAGAGGTGTCACTTTGGCCACAGAAGCTTGTGCAGTTCCAACTGGCGGTGGTTTATTTCATGACCGTGTGGTTGAAATGGGGCGGCGACCTTTGGCAGAACGGGACGGCGACCTACTATGCGGGCCACCTCAAAGAGTTTGAGAAATTCCCGGTTCCCGATTTCATCTACTCCCCGATTTTGGTGACGCTGGCCACTTACGGCACGCTGGTGGTTGAACTGGGCATGGCAACATTGGTTTTCAGCAAACCGATGCGCAAGTACATCATCCCCTTGGCTTTGCTGATGCACGGGTATATCGAATATTCTATGAATGTGCCGCTGTTCCAATGGGTGATTGTGAGCGCATTTGTTTGCCATTACTCGGGAGAAGAGATAGCGGCTTGGTGGGCCCGTTTGCAGACGAGGTTCGGCCGGGTGCCGGAGGAATCGGTGGCCAGTGCGTAAGGCCAAGCTGGGTGAGTTGCTCAAGTTCTCCAAGCCCAAGGGGCCGGGTTTTGGGATCGATGCGGGATTTTATCTAAGCGTGATGGCGGCCCAGATGCCGTTGCCGGCCATCCGGCAGGTGGTTGAGCCCAAAGGATTGGAAGGGGCCGTGGTGGGTTTTGGTGTCCCGATGAAAGGGGACAAAGAAGACCTTGGCCGCCCGATGGAGCGGGGGGCTTATGCGATTGCCAGCCTGGACCGCAAGACCTTGATTCGTTGCCTGGTTGTGAGCAAAGAAGAGGCCGGCTTCAACCCTGATTCGTTTCTTCGCAACCCGCGTTCCGCCTCATTGTCAGAGGATGCCCGGTCGCGCATGGCGGCGACCTGGATGTTGGTGCAGTTGACCTTTGAAAGCTATGACCCCCTTGTGCATCCGGCGGTCCGGCTTTTGGTGGAAGTTGCCGACCGTCTGGCACTGCTGACCGGGGGACTAGTGGCGGATCCGGTCAGCGAGGTCTACCGGCTCCCCGGCGAATCGTTGCATGCGGCCGTCCCCGATGGCTTTGCCGTGCAAGACAGCGTCGCCGTGCACAGTCACCCGGAAGGAGGCACCTATTCCTTGAACACCCTCGGGATGCGCAAATATGGTTTGGAGGAGTTTGAGATTTCTGGGGTTG
This window of the Armatimonadota bacterium genome carries:
- a CDS encoding HTTM domain-containing protein, which produces MTKLKSVWKSIDDGIFGYGSPLPMGVFRIIIGVLSLADFAVLLVSFQDFFTEKGLYPVWMSERFSEGIPHFNLLAGVTDSRVTLVFLILGMVAAAMTALGLFTRVSSIALFVLMLTIHNRNADILMAGDWLLRMWVFAVAVGPSGAVLSLDRKFFGRGKPVEEVSLWPQKLVQFQLAVVYFMTVWLKWGGDLWQNGTATYYAGHLKEFEKFPVPDFIYSPILVTLATYGTLVVELGMATLVFSKPMRKYIIPLALLMHGYIEYSMNVPLFQWVIVSAFVCHYSGEEIAAWWARLQTRFGRVPEESVASA